One genomic region from Lacerta agilis isolate rLacAgi1 chromosome 13, rLacAgi1.pri, whole genome shotgun sequence encodes:
- the ZC3H7A gene encoding zinc finger CCCH domain-containing protein 7A isoform X3: MSNVSVDRSIRLQEIKKGLQFIQSTLPYPGTQEQYEIFIRELVKNLFNEGNDEYREGKWEGSLNHYSEALNIADYANSEGIHISDEILEKLHVNRIACYSKKDESVIKLTQELAQKLGLKIRKAYVRAKPSPNPVSGEVSSKSSNTSIEDIESDFSNWKEKILSSSSSPSSFTPEVSSDLSPLPMASLIPLPAEKSSLAATSLANGGSFIVPEVCLDCMDGDDIIGDELDELLDSVSDSGESVMPSTVVRGAIPTATMAPSIPFSTPLLGTLSVGPGFVPAASFSEMYSQPLVSGLDSFCSSLTTFSISDSKRDIPNSVPRDVTSALNSNSPLRLMNGPTSLFGSENYIGISSPGRNDYSSVFGSGPPSIPVSTTPSLVARNPLENTHELRQACQSCFIKKGPKVLDYTYLPSLEHMCKKDILVGRIKNSEDKSWKKIRPRPTKTQYVGPYYICKDVAAEEECRYPGHCTFAYCQEEIDVWTLERKGAFSREALFEGSGEIRLTVSRLLQEHHGQFMFLCEKCFEHKPRIISKNKDNASYCSHPAMHDFEDNKCLVHILQETTVKYSKIRPFHAQCQLDLCRHEVRYGCSRDDECFYAHSLVELQVWIMQSKTGISHEAIVQESKKYWQAMESNAHGAQVLSSQVKHGSLNLKMKFVCAQCWRNGQVSEPDKNKKYCSAKARHPWTKDRRVMLVMSNERKKWNTIRPLPTKKQVPLQFDLCNHIASGKKCQYVGNCSFAHSHEEREMWTYMKENGIQDMEQLYEMWLKSQKPEKGEDPAAQANKENGKQIHMPTDYAEVTVDFHCWMCGKNCNSEKQWQGHISSEKHKEKVFHTEDDQNCWQHRFPTGYFSICDRYMAGTCVEGNNCKFAHGPAELREWEERRHVLRMKLSKARKDHLIAPNDNDFGKYSFLFKDLN; encoded by the exons ATGTCCAATGTTTCCGTGGATAGAAGCATCAGACTGCAGGAGATTAAGAAAGGGCTGCAGTTTATACA gtctacTTTACCTTACCCAGGGACTCAAGAACAATATGAG aTATTTATACGAGAGCTTGTTAAAAATCTGTTTAACGAAGGAAACGATGAGTACCGTGAAGGCAAGTGGGAAGGATCGCTGAACCACTACTCAGAAGCCTTAAACATAGCAGATTATGCCAATTCTGAAGGGATTCACATTTCTGACGAAATATTAGAGAAGCTGCATGTTAATCGCATAGCATGTTATTCAAAGAAG gatgaAAGTGTAATAAAATTAACCCAAGAACTTGCTCAGAAACTTggattaaaaataagaaaagcctACGTTAGAGCAAAA ccttccccaaacccTGTTTCTGGAGAAGTATCAAGTAAG AGTTCAAATACTTCTATAGAAGATATTGAATCAG ATTTTTCCAATTGGAAGGAAAAgattctttcttcctcctcctccccttccagtTTTACACCTGAAGTTTCAAGCGATCTGTCTCCATTGCCAATGGCGTCTCTGATCCCCCTTCCAGCTGAGAAGAGTTCACTCGCTGCCACCTCGCTGGCAAATGGAGGATCTTTCATTGTACCTGAAGTCTGTTTAGACTGCATGGATGGAGATGATATAATTGGAGATGAGCTAGATGAGTTGCTTGATTCCGTTTCTGATTCTGGGGAAAGTGTCATG CCCAGCACGGTTGTCCGAGGAGCCATCCCAACAGCCACCATGGCTCCCAGCATACCTTTCTCTACCCCTTTGCTCGGGACATTGTCAGTTGGGCCTGGATTTGTTCCTGCCGCCTCTTTTTCAGAAATGTATTCCCAGCCTTTGGTTTCTGGCCTGGACAGCTTTTGTTCCTCTTTAACTACTTTCTCAATCAGTGATTCCAAAAGAG ATATACCCAATTCTGTTCCTAGAGATGTCACGTCAGCGTTAAACAGTAATTCTCCACTTCGACTT ATGAATGGGCCTACAAGTTTGTTTGGGTCCGAGAACTACATTGGGATATCCAGCCCAGGTCGAAATGACTATTCTAGCGTGTTTGGCAGTGGACCCCCTAGTATACCTGTGTCAACAACGCCCTCTCTAGTTGCAAGAAATCCTCTGGAAAACACACATGAGCTAAGACAGGCCTGCCAGTCGTGCTTTATCAAAAAGG GTCCAAAAGTATTGGATTATACTTACCTTCCCAGTCTAGAGCACATGTGTAAGAAGGATATCTTAGTAGGTAGAATAAAGAACTCTGAAGATAAATCATGGAAGAAAATTAGGCCACGGCCAACAAAAACACAGTATGTGGGACCGTATTATATATGTAAAG atgttgctgccgAAGAGGAGTGCAGATATCCTGGCCATTGCACTTTTGCTTACTGCCAAGAAGAAATAGATGTTTGGACTCTGGAACGCAAAGGGGCCTTCAGTCGCGAAGCTCTCTTTGAAGGCAGTGGAGAGATCAGGTTGACCGTGTCCCGGCTCTTGCAGGAACATCACGGGCAGTTCATGTTTCTTTGTGAG aaaTGTTTTGAGCATAAACCAAGAATAATAAGCAAAAATAAGGATAACGCCTCTTACTGCTCTCATCCTGCTATGCACGACTTTGAAGACAACAA gTGCCTTGTCCACATTCTGCAGGAAACAACAGTAAAGTATTCTAAGATACGACCTTTTCACGCTCAATGTCAGCTAGATTTGTGCAGGCATGAAGTTCGTTATGGCTGTTCACGGGATGACGAGTGTTTCTACGCTCACAGTCTTGTAGAGCTCCAAGTGTGGATAATGCAGAGTAAGACAG GTATTTCTCATGAGGCTATTGTTCAAGAATCAAAAAAATATTGGCAGGCTATGGAGTCTAATGCACATGGAGCACAG GTTCTCAGCAGCCAAGTGAAGCACGGATCTCTGAATTTGAAAATGAAGTTTGTGTGCGCACAGTGCTGGAGAAATGGCCAAGTTAGTGAGCCAGACAAAAACAAGAAATACTGTAGCGCAAAGGCAAGGCATCC ATGGACCAAAGATCGCCGGGTGATGCTGGTGATGTCAAACGAGCGTAAGAAGTGGAATACGATTCGCCCACTTCCTACAAAGAAGCAAGTGCCTTTGCAGTTTGAT CTGTGCAATCATATTGCATCGGGCAAGAAATGTCAGTATGTCGGAAACTGCTCCTTTGCTCACAGTCATGAAGAGCGAGAAATGTGGACTTATATGAAGGAGAACGGCA TTCAAGACATGGAGCAGTTGTATGAAATGTGGCTGAAGAGCCAAAAGCCGGAAAAGGGGGAGGACCCAGCTGCTCAAGCAAACAAGGAAAATGGGAAGCAAATTCACATGCCAACAGATTATGCTGAAGTTACG GTGGACTTCCATTGCTGGATGTGTGGGAAGAACTGTAACAGTGAGAAACAATGGCAAGGCCACATCTCCTCAGAAAAGCATAAAGAGAAAGTATTCCACACAGAAGATGACCAAAACTGCTGGCAGCATCGCTTTCCAACTGGCTATTTCAGCATTTGTGATAG GTATATGGCTGGTACTTGTGTGGAGGGAAACAACTGTAAATTTGCACATGGACCTGCTGAGCTCCGTGAATGGGAAGAACGGAGACACGTTCTAAGAATGAAGCTGAGCAAAGCCAGAAAAGATCACTTGATTGCTCCAAATGATAATGACTTTGGAAAATATAgttttttgtttaaagatttaaacTAA
- the ZC3H7A gene encoding zinc finger CCCH domain-containing protein 7A isoform X1: MSNVSVDRSIRLQEIKKGLQFIQSTLPYPGTQEQYEIFIRELVKNLFNEGNDEYREGKWEGSLNHYSEALNIADYANSEGIHISDEILEKLHVNRIACYSKKGLHDKVLEDCGIVLKLNENNFRALYRKSKALKELGRYKEAYDAVAKCSLAVPQDESVIKLTQELAQKLGLKIRKAYVRAKPSPNPVSGEVSSKSSNTSIEDIESDFSNWKEKILSSSSSPSSFTPEVSSDLSPLPMASLIPLPAEKSSLAATSLANGGSFIVPEVCLDCMDGDDIIGDELDELLDSVSDSGESVMPSTVVRGAIPTATMAPSIPFSTPLLGTLSVGPGFVPAASFSEMYSQPLVSGLDSFCSSLTTFSISDSKRDIPNSVPRDVTSALNSNSPLRLMNGPTSLFGSENYIGISSPGRNDYSSVFGSGPPSIPVSTTPSLVARNPLENTHELRQACQSCFIKKGPKVLDYTYLPSLEHMCKKDILVGRIKNSEDKSWKKIRPRPTKTQYVGPYYICKDVAAEEECRYPGHCTFAYCQEEIDVWTLERKGAFSREALFEGSGEIRLTVSRLLQEHHGQFMFLCEKCFEHKPRIISKNKDNASYCSHPAMHDFEDNKCLVHILQETTVKYSKIRPFHAQCQLDLCRHEVRYGCSRDDECFYAHSLVELQVWIMQSKTGISHEAIVQESKKYWQAMESNAHGAQVLSSQVKHGSLNLKMKFVCAQCWRNGQVSEPDKNKKYCSAKARHPWTKDRRVMLVMSNERKKWNTIRPLPTKKQVPLQFDLCNHIASGKKCQYVGNCSFAHSHEEREMWTYMKENGIQDMEQLYEMWLKSQKPEKGEDPAAQANKENGKQIHMPTDYAEVTVDFHCWMCGKNCNSEKQWQGHISSEKHKEKVFHTEDDQNCWQHRFPTGYFSICDRYMAGTCVEGNNCKFAHGPAELREWEERRHVLRMKLSKARKDHLIAPNDNDFGKYSFLFKDLN; this comes from the exons ATGTCCAATGTTTCCGTGGATAGAAGCATCAGACTGCAGGAGATTAAGAAAGGGCTGCAGTTTATACA gtctacTTTACCTTACCCAGGGACTCAAGAACAATATGAG aTATTTATACGAGAGCTTGTTAAAAATCTGTTTAACGAAGGAAACGATGAGTACCGTGAAGGCAAGTGGGAAGGATCGCTGAACCACTACTCAGAAGCCTTAAACATAGCAGATTATGCCAATTCTGAAGGGATTCACATTTCTGACGAAATATTAGAGAAGCTGCATGTTAATCGCATAGCATGTTATTCAAAGAAG gGCTTGCATGATAAAGTTTTGGAAGATTGTGGGATAGTTTTAAAACTGAACGAAAACAATTTCAGAGCTCTCTACCGGAAATCTAAAGCCTTAAAAGAATTGGGAAGATACAAGGAGGCTTATGATGCAGTTGCCAAGTGCTCTCTCGCAGTGCCGCAA gatgaAAGTGTAATAAAATTAACCCAAGAACTTGCTCAGAAACTTggattaaaaataagaaaagcctACGTTAGAGCAAAA ccttccccaaacccTGTTTCTGGAGAAGTATCAAGTAAG AGTTCAAATACTTCTATAGAAGATATTGAATCAG ATTTTTCCAATTGGAAGGAAAAgattctttcttcctcctcctccccttccagtTTTACACCTGAAGTTTCAAGCGATCTGTCTCCATTGCCAATGGCGTCTCTGATCCCCCTTCCAGCTGAGAAGAGTTCACTCGCTGCCACCTCGCTGGCAAATGGAGGATCTTTCATTGTACCTGAAGTCTGTTTAGACTGCATGGATGGAGATGATATAATTGGAGATGAGCTAGATGAGTTGCTTGATTCCGTTTCTGATTCTGGGGAAAGTGTCATG CCCAGCACGGTTGTCCGAGGAGCCATCCCAACAGCCACCATGGCTCCCAGCATACCTTTCTCTACCCCTTTGCTCGGGACATTGTCAGTTGGGCCTGGATTTGTTCCTGCCGCCTCTTTTTCAGAAATGTATTCCCAGCCTTTGGTTTCTGGCCTGGACAGCTTTTGTTCCTCTTTAACTACTTTCTCAATCAGTGATTCCAAAAGAG ATATACCCAATTCTGTTCCTAGAGATGTCACGTCAGCGTTAAACAGTAATTCTCCACTTCGACTT ATGAATGGGCCTACAAGTTTGTTTGGGTCCGAGAACTACATTGGGATATCCAGCCCAGGTCGAAATGACTATTCTAGCGTGTTTGGCAGTGGACCCCCTAGTATACCTGTGTCAACAACGCCCTCTCTAGTTGCAAGAAATCCTCTGGAAAACACACATGAGCTAAGACAGGCCTGCCAGTCGTGCTTTATCAAAAAGG GTCCAAAAGTATTGGATTATACTTACCTTCCCAGTCTAGAGCACATGTGTAAGAAGGATATCTTAGTAGGTAGAATAAAGAACTCTGAAGATAAATCATGGAAGAAAATTAGGCCACGGCCAACAAAAACACAGTATGTGGGACCGTATTATATATGTAAAG atgttgctgccgAAGAGGAGTGCAGATATCCTGGCCATTGCACTTTTGCTTACTGCCAAGAAGAAATAGATGTTTGGACTCTGGAACGCAAAGGGGCCTTCAGTCGCGAAGCTCTCTTTGAAGGCAGTGGAGAGATCAGGTTGACCGTGTCCCGGCTCTTGCAGGAACATCACGGGCAGTTCATGTTTCTTTGTGAG aaaTGTTTTGAGCATAAACCAAGAATAATAAGCAAAAATAAGGATAACGCCTCTTACTGCTCTCATCCTGCTATGCACGACTTTGAAGACAACAA gTGCCTTGTCCACATTCTGCAGGAAACAACAGTAAAGTATTCTAAGATACGACCTTTTCACGCTCAATGTCAGCTAGATTTGTGCAGGCATGAAGTTCGTTATGGCTGTTCACGGGATGACGAGTGTTTCTACGCTCACAGTCTTGTAGAGCTCCAAGTGTGGATAATGCAGAGTAAGACAG GTATTTCTCATGAGGCTATTGTTCAAGAATCAAAAAAATATTGGCAGGCTATGGAGTCTAATGCACATGGAGCACAG GTTCTCAGCAGCCAAGTGAAGCACGGATCTCTGAATTTGAAAATGAAGTTTGTGTGCGCACAGTGCTGGAGAAATGGCCAAGTTAGTGAGCCAGACAAAAACAAGAAATACTGTAGCGCAAAGGCAAGGCATCC ATGGACCAAAGATCGCCGGGTGATGCTGGTGATGTCAAACGAGCGTAAGAAGTGGAATACGATTCGCCCACTTCCTACAAAGAAGCAAGTGCCTTTGCAGTTTGAT CTGTGCAATCATATTGCATCGGGCAAGAAATGTCAGTATGTCGGAAACTGCTCCTTTGCTCACAGTCATGAAGAGCGAGAAATGTGGACTTATATGAAGGAGAACGGCA TTCAAGACATGGAGCAGTTGTATGAAATGTGGCTGAAGAGCCAAAAGCCGGAAAAGGGGGAGGACCCAGCTGCTCAAGCAAACAAGGAAAATGGGAAGCAAATTCACATGCCAACAGATTATGCTGAAGTTACG GTGGACTTCCATTGCTGGATGTGTGGGAAGAACTGTAACAGTGAGAAACAATGGCAAGGCCACATCTCCTCAGAAAAGCATAAAGAGAAAGTATTCCACACAGAAGATGACCAAAACTGCTGGCAGCATCGCTTTCCAACTGGCTATTTCAGCATTTGTGATAG GTATATGGCTGGTACTTGTGTGGAGGGAAACAACTGTAAATTTGCACATGGACCTGCTGAGCTCCGTGAATGGGAAGAACGGAGACACGTTCTAAGAATGAAGCTGAGCAAAGCCAGAAAAGATCACTTGATTGCTCCAAATGATAATGACTTTGGAAAATATAgttttttgtttaaagatttaaacTAA
- the ZC3H7A gene encoding zinc finger CCCH domain-containing protein 7A isoform X2, protein MSNVSVDRSIRLQEIKKGLQFIQSTLPYPGTQEQYEIFIRELVKNLFNEGNDEYREGKWEGSLNHYSEALNIADYANSEGIHISDEILEKLHVNRIACYSKKGLHDKVLEDCGIVLKLNENNFRALYRKSKALKELGRYKEAYDAVAKCSLAVPQDESVIKLTQELAQKLGLKIRKAYVRAKSSNTSIEDIESDFSNWKEKILSSSSSPSSFTPEVSSDLSPLPMASLIPLPAEKSSLAATSLANGGSFIVPEVCLDCMDGDDIIGDELDELLDSVSDSGESVMPSTVVRGAIPTATMAPSIPFSTPLLGTLSVGPGFVPAASFSEMYSQPLVSGLDSFCSSLTTFSISDSKRDIPNSVPRDVTSALNSNSPLRLMNGPTSLFGSENYIGISSPGRNDYSSVFGSGPPSIPVSTTPSLVARNPLENTHELRQACQSCFIKKGPKVLDYTYLPSLEHMCKKDILVGRIKNSEDKSWKKIRPRPTKTQYVGPYYICKDVAAEEECRYPGHCTFAYCQEEIDVWTLERKGAFSREALFEGSGEIRLTVSRLLQEHHGQFMFLCEKCFEHKPRIISKNKDNASYCSHPAMHDFEDNKCLVHILQETTVKYSKIRPFHAQCQLDLCRHEVRYGCSRDDECFYAHSLVELQVWIMQSKTGISHEAIVQESKKYWQAMESNAHGAQVLSSQVKHGSLNLKMKFVCAQCWRNGQVSEPDKNKKYCSAKARHPWTKDRRVMLVMSNERKKWNTIRPLPTKKQVPLQFDLCNHIASGKKCQYVGNCSFAHSHEEREMWTYMKENGIQDMEQLYEMWLKSQKPEKGEDPAAQANKENGKQIHMPTDYAEVTVDFHCWMCGKNCNSEKQWQGHISSEKHKEKVFHTEDDQNCWQHRFPTGYFSICDRYMAGTCVEGNNCKFAHGPAELREWEERRHVLRMKLSKARKDHLIAPNDNDFGKYSFLFKDLN, encoded by the exons ATGTCCAATGTTTCCGTGGATAGAAGCATCAGACTGCAGGAGATTAAGAAAGGGCTGCAGTTTATACA gtctacTTTACCTTACCCAGGGACTCAAGAACAATATGAG aTATTTATACGAGAGCTTGTTAAAAATCTGTTTAACGAAGGAAACGATGAGTACCGTGAAGGCAAGTGGGAAGGATCGCTGAACCACTACTCAGAAGCCTTAAACATAGCAGATTATGCCAATTCTGAAGGGATTCACATTTCTGACGAAATATTAGAGAAGCTGCATGTTAATCGCATAGCATGTTATTCAAAGAAG gGCTTGCATGATAAAGTTTTGGAAGATTGTGGGATAGTTTTAAAACTGAACGAAAACAATTTCAGAGCTCTCTACCGGAAATCTAAAGCCTTAAAAGAATTGGGAAGATACAAGGAGGCTTATGATGCAGTTGCCAAGTGCTCTCTCGCAGTGCCGCAA gatgaAAGTGTAATAAAATTAACCCAAGAACTTGCTCAGAAACTTggattaaaaataagaaaagcctACGTTAGAGCAAAA AGTTCAAATACTTCTATAGAAGATATTGAATCAG ATTTTTCCAATTGGAAGGAAAAgattctttcttcctcctcctccccttccagtTTTACACCTGAAGTTTCAAGCGATCTGTCTCCATTGCCAATGGCGTCTCTGATCCCCCTTCCAGCTGAGAAGAGTTCACTCGCTGCCACCTCGCTGGCAAATGGAGGATCTTTCATTGTACCTGAAGTCTGTTTAGACTGCATGGATGGAGATGATATAATTGGAGATGAGCTAGATGAGTTGCTTGATTCCGTTTCTGATTCTGGGGAAAGTGTCATG CCCAGCACGGTTGTCCGAGGAGCCATCCCAACAGCCACCATGGCTCCCAGCATACCTTTCTCTACCCCTTTGCTCGGGACATTGTCAGTTGGGCCTGGATTTGTTCCTGCCGCCTCTTTTTCAGAAATGTATTCCCAGCCTTTGGTTTCTGGCCTGGACAGCTTTTGTTCCTCTTTAACTACTTTCTCAATCAGTGATTCCAAAAGAG ATATACCCAATTCTGTTCCTAGAGATGTCACGTCAGCGTTAAACAGTAATTCTCCACTTCGACTT ATGAATGGGCCTACAAGTTTGTTTGGGTCCGAGAACTACATTGGGATATCCAGCCCAGGTCGAAATGACTATTCTAGCGTGTTTGGCAGTGGACCCCCTAGTATACCTGTGTCAACAACGCCCTCTCTAGTTGCAAGAAATCCTCTGGAAAACACACATGAGCTAAGACAGGCCTGCCAGTCGTGCTTTATCAAAAAGG GTCCAAAAGTATTGGATTATACTTACCTTCCCAGTCTAGAGCACATGTGTAAGAAGGATATCTTAGTAGGTAGAATAAAGAACTCTGAAGATAAATCATGGAAGAAAATTAGGCCACGGCCAACAAAAACACAGTATGTGGGACCGTATTATATATGTAAAG atgttgctgccgAAGAGGAGTGCAGATATCCTGGCCATTGCACTTTTGCTTACTGCCAAGAAGAAATAGATGTTTGGACTCTGGAACGCAAAGGGGCCTTCAGTCGCGAAGCTCTCTTTGAAGGCAGTGGAGAGATCAGGTTGACCGTGTCCCGGCTCTTGCAGGAACATCACGGGCAGTTCATGTTTCTTTGTGAG aaaTGTTTTGAGCATAAACCAAGAATAATAAGCAAAAATAAGGATAACGCCTCTTACTGCTCTCATCCTGCTATGCACGACTTTGAAGACAACAA gTGCCTTGTCCACATTCTGCAGGAAACAACAGTAAAGTATTCTAAGATACGACCTTTTCACGCTCAATGTCAGCTAGATTTGTGCAGGCATGAAGTTCGTTATGGCTGTTCACGGGATGACGAGTGTTTCTACGCTCACAGTCTTGTAGAGCTCCAAGTGTGGATAATGCAGAGTAAGACAG GTATTTCTCATGAGGCTATTGTTCAAGAATCAAAAAAATATTGGCAGGCTATGGAGTCTAATGCACATGGAGCACAG GTTCTCAGCAGCCAAGTGAAGCACGGATCTCTGAATTTGAAAATGAAGTTTGTGTGCGCACAGTGCTGGAGAAATGGCCAAGTTAGTGAGCCAGACAAAAACAAGAAATACTGTAGCGCAAAGGCAAGGCATCC ATGGACCAAAGATCGCCGGGTGATGCTGGTGATGTCAAACGAGCGTAAGAAGTGGAATACGATTCGCCCACTTCCTACAAAGAAGCAAGTGCCTTTGCAGTTTGAT CTGTGCAATCATATTGCATCGGGCAAGAAATGTCAGTATGTCGGAAACTGCTCCTTTGCTCACAGTCATGAAGAGCGAGAAATGTGGACTTATATGAAGGAGAACGGCA TTCAAGACATGGAGCAGTTGTATGAAATGTGGCTGAAGAGCCAAAAGCCGGAAAAGGGGGAGGACCCAGCTGCTCAAGCAAACAAGGAAAATGGGAAGCAAATTCACATGCCAACAGATTATGCTGAAGTTACG GTGGACTTCCATTGCTGGATGTGTGGGAAGAACTGTAACAGTGAGAAACAATGGCAAGGCCACATCTCCTCAGAAAAGCATAAAGAGAAAGTATTCCACACAGAAGATGACCAAAACTGCTGGCAGCATCGCTTTCCAACTGGCTATTTCAGCATTTGTGATAG GTATATGGCTGGTACTTGTGTGGAGGGAAACAACTGTAAATTTGCACATGGACCTGCTGAGCTCCGTGAATGGGAAGAACGGAGACACGTTCTAAGAATGAAGCTGAGCAAAGCCAGAAAAGATCACTTGATTGCTCCAAATGATAATGACTTTGGAAAATATAgttttttgtttaaagatttaaacTAA